The Triticum dicoccoides isolate Atlit2015 ecotype Zavitan chromosome 6A, WEW_v2.0, whole genome shotgun sequence genome has a window encoding:
- the LOC119317642 gene encoding AT-rich interactive domain-containing protein 5-like: MSDGADSDRDLPRADGDDEPRHPLPRAAKEEEPPVADEFQDAPPSPETNSDGDGERSPDRAGLPNAGDRGETAPPDAGEEAVGVRVETNGEDAMSHDGDEGDGEDDEDDEDDDDEEDEDDDSTPDASPRAEVKTEGNGSAGMAQCASQQPVEPDPFLEGHDSGTEEEQAAFMSELERFHREHSLEFKPPKFYGKGLNCLKLWRQVAHLGGHEQVTVCKLWRQVGETFRPPKTCTTVSWSFRIFYEKALLEYEKHKVRTGQLKISIPAIPQPGGTNREGVNPSSSARIRRDAAARAMQGWHAHRLLANDMYGDHIFKDKDSIPLSSRDKNLKGFGVLKRKKASSPERAFKVSRTKVNKSQEDSMVIDVGEPADWVKINVRQTKECFEIYALVPGLLREEVHVQSDPAGRLVITGDPDQPDNPWGITAFKKVINLPLRIDPHQTSAVVTLHGQLFVRAPFGHPDM; the protein is encoded by the exons ATGAGCGACGGCGCCGATTCCGACCGCGACCTCCCGCGCGCCGACGGCGACGACGAGCCGCGCCACCCCCTCCCGcgggccgccaaggaggaggagccgcCCGTGGCCGACGAGTTCCAGGACGCGCCCCCGTCCCCCGAAACGaacagcgacggcgacggcgagcgcTCCCCGGATCGGGCGGGGCTGCCCAATGCGGGGGACCGCGGGGAGACCGCGCCGCCCGACGCCGGGGAGGAGGCCGTGGGCGTGAGGGTGGAGACCAACGGCGAGGACGCCATGAGCCACGACGGTGACGAGGGGGACGGCGAGGACGAcgaagatgatgaggatgatgatgacgaggaggacgaggacgacgacTCCACCCCTGATGCGTCGCCGAGGGCGGAGGTGAAGACGGAGGGCAACGGCTCGGCCGGGATGGCGCAGTGCGCCAGCCAGCAGCCGGTGGAGCCCGACCCTTTCCTCGAGGGTCACGACTCCGGGACGGAGGAGGAGCAGGCGGCGTTCATGTCTGAGCTGGAGCGCTTCCACAGGGAGCACAGCCTCGAGTTCAAGCCGCCCAAGTTTTACGGCAAGGGCCTCAACTGCCTCAA GTTGTGGAGGCAGGTCGCTCACCTGGGAGGCCATGAGCAG GTAACAGTTTGTAAACTATGGCGTCAAGTTGGAGAGACTTTCAGGCCACCAAA GACCTGCACTACGGTGTCTTGGTCATTTCGAATTTTCTATGAGAAG GCACTTCTTGAATATGAAAAACACAAAGTACGAACTGGCCAGCTTAAAATATCGATACCTGCTATACCACAACCTGGTGGTACAAACCGTGAG GGTGTAAATCCATCATCTTCTGCAAGAATTAGAAGGGATGCTGCAGCACGTGCTATGCAGGGTTGGCATGCGCACCGTCTCCTTGCCAATGACATGTATGGAGATCACATTTTTAAG GACAAAGACTCAATACCCCTTTCAAGTCGTGATAAGAATCTGAAAGGCTTTG GGGTACTCAAGAGGAAGAAAGCATCTAGTCCAGAGCGTGCTTTCAAGGTCTCCCGTACAAAAGTGAACAAGTCACA GGAAGATTCTATGGTCATTGATGTTGGAGAACCTGCCGATTGGGTGAAGATTAATGTTCGTCAAACT AAAGAATGCTTTGAGATATATGCGCTAGTTCCTGGGCTTCTAAGGGAAGAG GTGCATGTTCAGTCTGATCCTGCTGGACGCCTGGTTATAACTGGGGACCCTGACCAGCCTGATAACCCTTGGGGCATCactgcattcaagaag GTGATCAACTTGCCTTTAAGGATTGATCCGCATCAAACATCAGCAGTTGTCACGCTTCATGGCCAGCTATTTGTGCGTGCCCCATTTGGGCACCCGGACATGTAG